A single genomic interval of Helianthus annuus cultivar XRQ/B chromosome 13, HanXRQr2.0-SUNRISE, whole genome shotgun sequence harbors:
- the LOC110901921 gene encoding uncharacterized protein LOC110901921, giving the protein MTFTNMWRKGYDPSPAADFNNFIYEANLAEYCMNGFKFTRWLDGGNKLNKLDRMLVCERFWGLWPTASLRALPRELSDHCPLILTTTSTDSGHIPFKFFNAWLSKPGLDELVRSTVCAFVFTGPLDLFLAEKLRRIKEAIKSWNKANRRKEGKVLNASIAEIHRLDLICECTNLTESEATSYLEHKKIVSSINDDRLKDRHQKSRIKWAIGGDENSAFFHGYINSRISKSRLNGLLIDGVWCNV; this is encoded by the exons ATGACATTCACTAATATGTGGAGGAAGGG ATATGATCCATCTCCCGCTGCTGATTTCAACAATTTCATCTACGAAGCGAATCTTGCAGAATATTGTATGAATGGGTTTAAGTTTACGAGATGGCTGGATGGAGGGAACAAACTCAACAAACTTGATCGGATGTTGGTGTGCGAGCGGTTCTGGGGCTTATGGCCGACAGCTTCGCTCCGGGCTCTTCCACGGGAGCTTTCGGATCATTGTCCGTTAATTTTGACCACGACTTCTACGGACTCTGGTCACATTCCTTTCAAGTTCTTCAACGCATGGCTCTCTAAGCCGGGTCTTGATGAACTTGTCAGATCGACTGTTTGTGCTTTTGTTTTTACAGGTCCACTTGATTTATTCTTGGCAGAAAAATTAAGACGCATTAAAGAAGCAATAAAAAGTTGGAACAAAGCAAACAGGAGGAAGGAGGGTAAGGTACTCAATGCTTCAATCGCTGAAATCCACCGACTGGATCTTATATGCGAGTGCACGAATCTGACAGAATCGGAAGCGACGTCTTATCTTGAACATAAGAAGATTGTCTCCTCCATAAACGATGATAGGCTCAAGGATCGTCATCAAAAATCTCGGATCAAATGGGCTATTGGTGGGGATGAAAATTCTGCTTTCTTCCATGGCTACATAAACAGCAGAATATCAAAAAGTAGACTAAACGGTCTCTTGATTGACGGTGTTTGGTGCAACGTGTAA